ACGACGGATCGAGCTACCGGGTTTTCACCTTCCCGAAGAACGACCCGAACGAGGGACCGCGCACCCTGGTGACCAATCCGGCCGATGCCACCGCGTCCCCGTACGGTTGGCACGACACCGACGGGGTGGCGGGACCGGAGTCCAGCGCCACCGAGGGGAACAACGTACGCGCCTACGCCGACCGGGACGCCAACAACCAGCCCGACCCGGGCAGCGTTCCCGACGGGGGAGCGGGGCTCGACTTCAACTTCCCGGCGAACCTGGACGAGCAGCCGCAGACCTACACCGCCGCCGCCGTGGCGAACCTCTTCTACTGGTGCAACATCGTGCACGACCTGACCTACCGCTACGGCTTCGACGAGGCCGGTGGCAACTTCCAGGTCAACAACTACGAGCGCGGCGGCGTCGGCGGCGACGACGTACGGTGCGAGGCGCAGGACGGCTCCGGTCAGAACAACGCCAACTTCTCCACCCCCGCCCAGGACGGTGGTGCGCCCCGGATGCAGATGTTCCTCTGGCCGGGCAACCAGTTCGGGCTGCCGAACGCGGTGACCATCGGATCGGGCTCGGGTGCCAGCACCTACCAGGCCGAGTACGCCCGCTTCACGCCCGCTCCCACCAACGCCGGCTTCGCCGGCCAGGTCGTCCCCGTCGACGACGGTGTCGAGACGCCGGGCGACGGCTGTACCGCGTACACCCTGCCGGCCGGCGCGATCGCGCTGCTCGACCGGAGCAGTGCCTGTACGTACTACACGCAGGTGGTCAACGCCGAGGCCGCCGGCGCTGTCGCCGTGGTGGTGGCGAACAACGTCGAGGGTGCCCCGGCGGTCATGAACGGGTCGGTGAACCCGCCGGTCGGGATCCCGGCGGTGATGGTGAGCCAGGCCGACGGCGCCACCATCCGGGCCGGACTGCCGGCCTCGGGGCGGGTGCACCGCAACACCGACCGGCCGGCGATGCGCGACGCCGCCTTCCGCTCGGAAACGATTTTCCACGAGTACGGTCATGGTGTCTCGAACCGCCTGACCGGTGGCCCGACCGTCAACTGCCTCACCGGCCAGGAACAGATGGGCGAGGGCTGGAGCGACTTCCTCGCCATCGTCTCCCTGATCAACCCGGATCTCGACGATCCCGAGGGCCCGCGTGGCTACGGCCAGTACGCCCAGTTCGCCGACAGCCGGTCGGGCGACGGCTTCCGGCCCCGCCCGTACTCCCGGAACATGGAGATCCAGCCGTTCACGTACGACAGCATCAAGACCGGTGCGTGGCTGGACGGTACGTCGCTGGCCGCCCCGCACGGGATCGGCCATGGCTGGGCCGCCGTGCTGTGGGACATGACCTGGGACCTGATCGACCGGCACGGGCTCAACCGCAACGCGTACGGCGACTGGCGCACGGGTGGCAACAACCTGGCCATGCAGCTCGTCATCGACGGGTTGAAGATCCAGGGCTGCGGGCCGGGATTCGTGGTCGGCCGGGACGCGATCATCGCCGCCGACGCGGCGTTGACCGGTGGCGAGAACAACTGCACGCTCTGGGCCTCCTTCGCCCGTCGGGGCCTCGGCTACAGCGCGGTGCAGGGCACCACCGGGCGGGACGACAACTCCGCCGCGTACGACACCCACCCGTCCTGCGAGCGTGGTTTCACCAACCGAACGGCCAAACCCGCCCTCAACTCGGTGAAGGCGGGCTCGACCACCCCGATGCAGTTCGTGCTCGGCCGGCACCGGGGGGACCGGGACATCCTCGCCAGCAACTCGCCGTACTCCCGGCTGGTCGACTGCCAGACGCTGGCCACGGTCAACCCGGACGGGACGATCACGCCGGGACCGCTGCCGGTGAAGGCCGAGACCCCGGGCCGTTCGAAGCTGTCGGCGAGCGGACACGGCCGCTACACCTACCCGTGGAAGACGGACCGGAGCTGGGCCGGGACCTGTCGCGAGTTCGTCCTCTCACTCGAGGACGGGACGCAGCACCGCGCCTACTTCCAGTTCCGCTAGTGGTTCGCTGGACCGGGGTCCGCAGGGACCCCGGTCGGTGAACAGGCGCAGCAGGCCGGAGAGTTCGCGCAGGGACGTGATCCGAAGGCGCTCGTCGGCGGAGCCCTCGTTGTGGCGATCCAGATGTACGGCGTGTAGCCCGGCGGCGCGTGCCGCGACCACGTCCAGGTCGTGCCGGTCGCCGACGTGCACCACCGCCCCGGCCGGCAGCCCCCACCGCTGGCATGCGGCGAGGAAGGCGCCAGTGGCGGGCTTGGCGACGCCCAACTCCTCGGCGGTGTACACCGGCCCGACCCGTTCCAGCAGCCCGACCCTGGCAAGCTTGGCGTGCTGCTGCTCGACCGTACCGTTGGTCAACACCGCTGTTCGAAGCCCCATTCGGGCAAGTGTCTCCAGCGTCTCTGCCGCGTCCTCGAAGGCCCGCCAGGACCGTTCGTACCAGTGCAGGTACCCGCCGAAGACCCGGTCGAGCTGCTCCTCGTCGTCGGCGAACGGGACACCGATGGTCGGCAGGAAGTCGCGGAGCCGCCGACGACGCTGCTCCTGGAAGCTGATCCGCCGCTCGCGCCAGGCGACCAGGTGCCGTTCCTGCGCCGTGGACCAGGCTGCGATCACCTCGTCCGTCGCCGCCACCCCGAGGGTCGGCAACCAGGCGCGGAGCGCCTCGGTCACGGCTGCCTCGTGGTCGACGAGAGTTCCGTCCAGATCGAGCAGCACCCCTCGAAGATTCACCCACCGAGCCTAGACGCGGTCCTACGCCTACGGGTTGGGCACGCCGCCTGACCCGCTTCGCCGACACCGTCCTGGGCGGGTTGGCCCGAGTCGTCTACCTTCTGCGGCATGCCACGGTTTCCGCGCCTGATCACCCGGATCGAGGGTGAGCTGATCCGCGCCTACGGCTTCGCCGCCCCTCCGTCGACGACGGTCACCCCCGAACCGGTGGCCGCCTTTCCCGTGCCGGAAGGCATCGAGGTGGAGAGTCCGACGGTGGCGCCGGACCTTAGTCGTGCGGCGTACGCGGCCTCCGGCGCCGTGGTCTGCGTCGATCGCGAGGGACGGACGCTCTGGCGGCTCGACGGGGTCGGTGACCGCGTTCCGGAGTCCGGGCTGGCGGCCACGAGCTGCGTCTTCTCGCTCGACGGTACGGTCGTGTGGATCTACACGGTGGACGGTGTGGCTCTGTGGATCGCCGTCGCAGCCGACACCGGAACCGTCGTCGACCGGGCGGTGCTGGACGGCGCCGGGGCCGGCGGGCGTCAGTTCGTCCACCCGGACGGTGTGCACGTACTGCTCGGTGTGGCCGAGGAGCAGAGCACTCTCCGGGTGCACCGTGCCCGGCTGGAGCGGAGGACCATCGAGCTGACCACGTACCCGTGGGACGACCGGAGGCTGGTCGACCTCTCGCCGGCCGGAGACTTCCTCATGACGATCCACCACGACCAGCGTGATGTCGCATTCCACAGCTACCCGGAGGGGGAGGTGGTGATCCGGGTACCGGCCGCGTCGTTCGGTTACGACGACAACACCTACCCGGCGTTCATCATCGACGGGGGCTACCTGGACTCCGACACCGCGATCGTCACCCTCGCCGGCGACCTCGACGAGACCCTGGAGTGGGAACTGAGCCACTACGTCGACGTGCGCACCGGGCGCAACGGCGAAATGGTGGAGCGGGAACCCGGACCGTACCGGGACGGGACGCTGGTGCCGCTCGGCGACGGGACCTGGCTGAGCATCGACATCGACCACCGGTTCCGGCGCAACGTCCGCTGATCAGGCCAGCGGCCGTCGACCCGCACCGGCCGCCGTCAGCCGGCGCGACCGTCCGCCTCAGGCCCGTGCCGGGTCTACCTGTCGCTCGTCGGGCGCGGGTTCTTCGTCCGCGTGGGCGATCAGGGTCAGGTTGCGCCAGAGGGCCACGACGAAGATCGCCGACCCGATGAACGCGAACCAGAAGGGTGCTGTCACGTCGATGCGTGCGGCGAGCAGACCGCCCACCGTCGAACCGACGACCAGCCCGCCGAAGACACAGGTCATGTTGACACTGCCGACCCGTCCCTGGAACTCCGTCGGGACCGCGCGCTGCCGCACGGTGACCGAGGTGGTGCTCCAGATGAAGGCGTGTGCGCCGAAGACGAAGAGGACCACCGACGCCACCCACGCCGACGTCGTGAGGGCCAGGGCCAGGTGGGTGAGGGTCTCGATCACCAGTCCCACCCGCATCACGTTGCCCAGGCTGACCCTCCGGGTGATCCACCCGTAGAGCGCGGTGCCGGCGAGGCCGCCCACGGCGGAGACGGTGCTGAGGATGCCGAAACCCACGGCGCCGAGGCCGAGCCGTTCGGTGGCGTAGAGCACCAGGACCGACCAGGCCGCACCGAAGGTGACGTTGAAGATCAGGATGGTCAGGGCAAGGGTACGCACCGCCGGGTGCCTCATCGTCCATCGCAGCCCCTGCACCATGTCCCGCCCGACGCTGCCACGGGTCGCGGGATCGCGACCGTGAGTGGGCAGTTTGATCTGCCACACCAAGGCCACCCCCCAGCCGACGAGGACGGCCTCGGTCACGAACGGCCAGGCGCTGCCGGCCGCGAACAGGGTGGCGCCGATCGCCGGGCCGCAGAGCTGGTTCAACGTGATGAAGCCGGTCTGCAGCCGGGAGTTGGCGATCGCCAGGTCGTCGCGGTGCACCAGCATCGGGAGCAGGGTGGAGGTGGTGTTGTCGGCGAAGACCTCCGTGGTGGCGAGCAGGCCCAGCGCGAGCAGCGCTCCGGTCACCGAGGCGCTGTCGGTGGTCAGCATCACGACGAGTGCGCCGAGGACCACCGTACGGACCACGTTCGCGGCGATGATGATCCGGCGGCGGTCGAACCGGTCGGAGAGAACACCCGCGTAGAGGCCGAAGAGCAACGGCGGTGCCCAGCGCAGCAGCGCGGCGAGCGAGACGAGGAATGCGTCGGTGGTCAGGGAGGCCACCAGCAGCGGTCCGGCCGCCAGGGCGATGCCGTCGCCGAGGTTGGTCGCCCAGGACGAGGCGAGCAGCCAGCGGAATCCGGTACCGAATCGCGCTGGGGCGGTAATCTCGACGAAACGGCTCACAAGGGGTACACCCTAAGGGTCCGCGTACGTTCCTGTCGTGCCGATATCCGGGTGGACCCGTCGAGGCGCGGTCGATGAAGTGGCCCAGCTCATAGGGCGGATTCACCCGGCCCGAACCTACAGTCGATCTCGTGAGTGCCTCCCTGAACTCGGCAAACGTCACGATCCGGCCCATGACGGCGGCGGATCTGAAGCCGACCATCGAGCTGTTGGTGCTCGCCGCGGGCGCGGACAAGCGGCACCGGCTGACCGAGAGACTCACCAGCGCGGCGGCAGACGAGATCCACTACGCGTTTGTCGCGGAGCGGGCCGGCACCGTGATCGGCGCGGGCAAGCTGACCAGCGAACCGGTCTTTCCCGGCACCGCCTCGACGCTCGTCGCGGTCGCGGAGGAGCACCGGGGCGGGGGTGTCGGGACGGCCCTCGCCGCCAAGCTGTCCGAGGCGGCGCGGGAGCTCCCGCCCGGGACCGTGGTGACCAGCACCCTGCGTGACGACCTCGACCGTGGCCGGCGCTTCGCGGAGCGCTACGGCCTGGCGGTCACCCACCACAGCGTGGGTTGGCGGTTCGACCTCGCCGGTCGGGGCGAGGAGGTTACCGGTCTGGCCACGGCCGCCGCCGAACGGGCCGGTATCCGGATCCAGGTCACCGACCTCAAGTCCGACGACGCGACCGTCATGGCATGTGTCGGCCGTACCCTGGTCGGACTACCGGTGCCCGGCGGCGAGAACCAGGATGTCGATCTGGCGCAGATCCGCAGATACTTCTCCGACACGTCGGTGGTACTGCTGGCCGAACCGCTCGACCCGGGCCAGTCGGCGCCGTGGGGTCTGAGTATCGTCGACGAGCAGGTCGGCACCGGTGACTGGTACACGGTGTATACCGGTGTGGAAGTCGCCCGCCGGGGTGCGGGCGTGGCCAGCGCGCTGAAGACCGCCGCCCTGCGGTACGCGTACGACGTCGGCGCGGTTGCCCTGACCACCCACAACGACGACACCAACGAGCCGATCCTGCGGTTGAACCGCGCCCTCGGCATGGCGCCCAGCGTCGGCTACTGGAGCCTTGCGGGTACCCCGGACGTGGCCGACCCGGCCTGACCGCGCGTGCCTCGTCAGAGGCGTACGCCGGAACACCTGATCACCTTGGTCGGAGGAGCGCGGCCAGTCCGGCGAGGTCGGTGACCTCGTACGCAACCGGCGTCCCGTCCGGCGCGACCCTGCCACGGCGGTTGACCCACGCCGCCCGGATGCCCGCCGCGTGCGCCCCGCGTACGTCGGCGCCGAACGAGTCGCCGACGTGCATCACCTCGTCCGGCCCGAGTCCCAGCGCGTCGAGCGCCCGGGTGAACATCGCCCGGTCCGGCTTGTACGCGCCCACGTCCTCGCTGGTCACCACGGCGGTGAAGGTCAGGCCGTGGAGTGCCGTCGCCGCTTCCAGGTCGGCGCGGTCGACATCCGACACGACACAGACCGGCACGTCGAGGCGGGAGAGGAACTCGCGGGTGCCGGGGCGCAACGGCGGCGACCGCCAGTGCGTGAACTGCGGCACGCAGAGCGCGGCGGCGTCACCGGGGCAGCCCACCTCGCCCATTACCGTGGCGAGGCTTTGCGAGGCGCATTCGCGCAGCGTACGGAACCAGGGCCCGGAGGCGACCGCCTCGTACTCCCGGCCCCAGGCGGCGCCGACCTCGGCCCCGGTGACCGGCCCGGCCGCGCTGGCGGCGACCCGGCCGGCGATTGCCGCCATGATGTCGTCGTCGTCCTCGACCACCGTGCCGTAGAAGTCGAGCAGCAGCCCTCGGAGCACGGTCCAGAGCCTAGTGCTGCGCGGCCGGTCAGCGCGGTGGGTTGACCGGGCAGGCCGCCCCTGGCACTCGCGTCCGGGGTGGCGTGGCAGTCTTGCCCGGTGATCGAACAGCATCAGGTCGCGACCTCGACGCCGGACGTGCGCATCGTGCACCTGAATGGACCGGCGTTCCGGGCGCTCGCCGACGGTGATCTGGTGGCGGCGAACGAGGCCAGCCCGGTGCCTGTCTCGGCCTACTTCGTGGGTCCGGACTGGCGGGGGACGTGGCGGATGCGCAGCCGGCAGGTGGAGCAGGACCCGGCCAGCGCGGCGTGGGTCACCGGCGTCATCTGGGACGAGCAGCGGCGGCTCGCGGTGGGCCGGGCCGGCTACCACGGGCCTCCGGACGCGGCGGGGATGGTGGAGATCGGGTACGCGGTCGATCCGGCGTACCGCAGACGTGGTTACGCCCGCGGGGCGCTGGAGTTCCTGCTGCGACGTGCCGCCGAGGAGTCGACCGTGCGTACGGTCCGGGTCTCCATCAGCCCCGACAACGTGGCCTCCTACCAGTTGGCCTCGCAGTACGGATTCACCAAGGTCGGGGAGCAGTGGGACGACGAAGACGGCTTGGAGATCGTTTACGAGGTGACCGCGGATCGGCGGTAGCCGTCACCCGAACCAGGTGATCTGCTGCCCGTGTGACCGGGTCCAGGCCAGTGGCGTCCCATCCAGCGCGAGCACGTTGTACAGCGCGCCGACCGGTGGCTTCGGCAACGTCCCGTAGGGCAGCACTTCCGGGTCCTCGTTCGAGACCCAGTGTCCGGGCAGTTTCCGTACCGCCGCCGCGAACGCCTCCCGCCGCGCCGTCGACACCTGATACAGCACGGAGGTGTGGAAGACGACCAGCGTCGCGTCGGCCGGTGCCCGCGCGGCCAGCGCCGGCAGGTCGTCGACCATGTCACCGCGTACGAGCAGTGGTGGCTCGACG
The Micromonospora pisi DNA segment above includes these coding regions:
- a CDS encoding M36 family metallopeptidase, whose product is MPVTSPTSRLRQHAAFLLVTTLVAVLTPTLAPPAWAAPDDTSGDSAQAGRNALFLTGPNEGKPETIAIDYLRTNPARYGVSDADLSDLVVSSRTTSQQSGVTHVNLSQRYQELEVFGATATVSVASDGSVIFVGHSLLPALAAKPSGSAVLDATGAVKAAADALDLPEPTSPRVLDDATGRAQRTVVSGSGISDEPIPARLGWQRTDDGLRLAWQLVIDDSTDSHLWNATVDSASGELLNVDDWTVHDAPEQLADTLGRHTAPTSGGSGHGTVVGPQFPPRRVDDGSSYRVFTFPKNDPNEGPRTLVTNPADATASPYGWHDTDGVAGPESSATEGNNVRAYADRDANNQPDPGSVPDGGAGLDFNFPANLDEQPQTYTAAAVANLFYWCNIVHDLTYRYGFDEAGGNFQVNNYERGGVGGDDVRCEAQDGSGQNNANFSTPAQDGGAPRMQMFLWPGNQFGLPNAVTIGSGSGASTYQAEYARFTPAPTNAGFAGQVVPVDDGVETPGDGCTAYTLPAGAIALLDRSSACTYYTQVVNAEAAGAVAVVVANNVEGAPAVMNGSVNPPVGIPAVMVSQADGATIRAGLPASGRVHRNTDRPAMRDAAFRSETIFHEYGHGVSNRLTGGPTVNCLTGQEQMGEGWSDFLAIVSLINPDLDDPEGPRGYGQYAQFADSRSGDGFRPRPYSRNMEIQPFTYDSIKTGAWLDGTSLAAPHGIGHGWAAVLWDMTWDLIDRHGLNRNAYGDWRTGGNNLAMQLVIDGLKIQGCGPGFVVGRDAIIAADAALTGGENNCTLWASFARRGLGYSAVQGTTGRDDNSAAYDTHPSCERGFTNRTAKPALNSVKAGSTTPMQFVLGRHRGDRDILASNSPYSRLVDCQTLATVNPDGTITPGPLPVKAETPGRSKLSASGHGRYTYPWKTDRSWAGTCREFVLSLEDGTQHRAYFQFR
- a CDS encoding HAD family hydrolase — protein: MNLRGVLLDLDGTLVDHEAAVTEALRAWLPTLGVAATDEVIAAWSTAQERHLVAWRERRISFQEQRRRRLRDFLPTIGVPFADDEEQLDRVFGGYLHWYERSWRAFEDAAETLETLARMGLRTAVLTNGTVEQQHAKLARVGLLERVGPVYTAEELGVAKPATGAFLAACQRWGLPAGAVVHVGDRHDLDVVAARAAGLHAVHLDRHNEGSADERLRITSLRELSGLLRLFTDRGPCGPRSSEPLAELEVGAVLRPVLE
- a CDS encoding MFS transporter codes for the protein MSRFVEITAPARFGTGFRWLLASSWATNLGDGIALAAGPLLVASLTTDAFLVSLAALLRWAPPLLFGLYAGVLSDRFDRRRIIIAANVVRTVVLGALVVMLTTDSASVTGALLALGLLATTEVFADNTTSTLLPMLVHRDDLAIANSRLQTGFITLNQLCGPAIGATLFAAGSAWPFVTEAVLVGWGVALVWQIKLPTHGRDPATRGSVGRDMVQGLRWTMRHPAVRTLALTILIFNVTFGAAWSVLVLYATERLGLGAVGFGILSTVSAVGGLAGTALYGWITRRVSLGNVMRVGLVIETLTHLALALTTSAWVASVVLFVFGAHAFIWSTTSVTVRQRAVPTEFQGRVGSVNMTCVFGGLVVGSTVGGLLAARIDVTAPFWFAFIGSAIFVVALWRNLTLIAHADEEPAPDERQVDPARA
- a CDS encoding GNAT family N-acetyltransferase; its protein translation is MSASLNSANVTIRPMTAADLKPTIELLVLAAGADKRHRLTERLTSAAADEIHYAFVAERAGTVIGAGKLTSEPVFPGTASTLVAVAEEHRGGGVGTALAAKLSEAARELPPGTVVTSTLRDDLDRGRRFAERYGLAVTHHSVGWRFDLAGRGEEVTGLATAAAERAGIRIQVTDLKSDDATVMACVGRTLVGLPVPGGENQDVDLAQIRRYFSDTSVVLLAEPLDPGQSAPWGLSIVDEQVGTGDWYTVYTGVEVARRGAGVASALKTAALRYAYDVGAVALTTHNDDTNEPILRLNRALGMAPSVGYWSLAGTPDVADPA
- a CDS encoding HAD family hydrolase, which produces MLRGLLLDFYGTVVEDDDDIMAAIAGRVAASAAGPVTGAEVGAAWGREYEAVASGPWFRTLRECASQSLATVMGEVGCPGDAAALCVPQFTHWRSPPLRPGTREFLSRLDVPVCVVSDVDRADLEAATALHGLTFTAVVTSEDVGAYKPDRAMFTRALDALGLGPDEVMHVGDSFGADVRGAHAAGIRAAWVNRRGRVAPDGTPVAYEVTDLAGLAALLRPR
- a CDS encoding GNAT family N-acetyltransferase, coding for MIEQHQVATSTPDVRIVHLNGPAFRALADGDLVAANEASPVPVSAYFVGPDWRGTWRMRSRQVEQDPASAAWVTGVIWDEQRRLAVGRAGYHGPPDAAGMVEIGYAVDPAYRRRGYARGALEFLLRRAAEESTVRTVRVSISPDNVASYQLASQYGFTKVGEQWDDEDGLEIVYEVTADRR